TGGATTGGCCCTGTTCCAATTTGCTGATAATCACCGGATCAGTAATACTAAAACCAATGTCAGCGCAGTCAAAAATGTCGTCCAGGATATAGGCGCGACACTTGCCAAATTCATTCCGTTCCCAGCGTATTTGTTTCGCTTCAATCAGTTGCAGGGTGCGGACAGGGCGTTGTTTTTCCAGGTAGGTGTAGGGGATTTTGCGCCCGAAGTTAGGGTAAAGGAATTCCCATTCGCGATAGGTGAGAAGGTGCGTGACCTCAGCACGACCCTCAACGCGCCAAGCCCCCGTCGTGTAGAGCCGGTTTTCTCGCTCGTGACCAGGTCCCCGCGCATCGGTAACCGGAATATGGACAATGTCTAGAAGGTGCAGCTCGGGCACCGGGATATGGGGGTCATCCGTCGGAATCCGGCCATCGTCAGCGGGGGAAACTGGGCGAATCCACTCCCCCGAATCTAGGGAAATGCCAGCGATACAACGCCCCTGGTGTTTGTAGGAATTGGCCAAGAGAATGAGCCGCATGGCGGTTGCCCTAAAGATGGATAATTTCCAGGTTATTCAACCGCGCCTGCAAATACTCCGCCGCCAGACGTCGGTGACAATGGTGAGGCTTATCTTCGCTGCACAAAAAACAGGCGTTGTGCAATTGGTCAGGCGTAAATAGGGTTTCCACCTGACGTTGGGCGATCAGTTCCAGGTAGGCTTTTTCGTATGCGGACCAGGACATTTTCTTCTTCTTGTAGCCGTCAAACATCGCAGGCGCGGGGGCCAGGGAAAGACAGTGTTCGTACTGGATGTGGGCGATTTTGTCCAAAAAGTATTGCAAATCCGGTTGCTTAGCAAATCCTGCAAGTTGGGACGTGTTGTGGAGCCGCGTGTCAATAACGCGCTGCACGCCCGCCTGCTTCAACGTTTCAAAAAACTGTTGCGCCGATTTACGGGTAAACCCCATCGTGAAGAGTCGAATGTGGGTCATGGTTTTCCCCCTCAACGTAGGCAATTTTTAATCCCTGGC
The window above is part of the Gloeomargarita sp. SKYB120 genome. Proteins encoded here:
- a CDS encoding DUF488 domain-containing protein, which gives rise to MTHIRLFTMGFTRKSAQQFFETLKQAGVQRVIDTRLHNTSQLAGFAKQPDLQYFLDKIAHIQYEHCLSLAPAPAMFDGYKKKKMSWSAYEKAYLELIAQRQVETLFTPDQLHNACFLCSEDKPHHCHRRLAAEYLQARLNNLEIIHL